The Raphanus sativus cultivar WK10039 chromosome 2, ASM80110v3, whole genome shotgun sequence genome includes a region encoding these proteins:
- the LOC108840682 gene encoding NDR1/HIN1-like protein 6: MAAAEMFLKPVLQKPPGYHELHAPPETPNALSSSSTLRRRPPKHMIPPSFYPDKKKKWTRCRVFCCSFCITLAILIILLIITVSVFFLWYSPRLPVVRLASFHVSDFNISNGKPSDGLSHLTAEASARLDFRNPNGKLRYYYGDADVAVSVGDGDYETSLGSTKVKGFVQKQGNRTVVIVPFKLKRQEVDDPTVKRFRAEIKSKKLVVKVTAKTKVGLAVGKHKIVTVGITLSCGGVTLQTLGKQMAKCTIKLLKWIKLHS; the protein is encoded by the exons ATGGCTGCAGCAGAGATGTTTCTTAAACCGGTGCTTCAGAAACCACCGGGCTACCATGAGCTTCATGCGCCTCCTGAAACTCCAAAcgctttatcatcatcatccacgCTTCGTCGCCGGCCACCTAAGCATATGATCCCGCCGTCTTTTTACCCGGATAAGAAGAAAAAGTGGACTCGTTGCCGAGTCTTTTGCTGCTCCTTCTGCATCACCCTCGCCATACTCATCATCCTCCTTATCATCACTGTCTCCGTCTTCTTCCTATGGTACAGCCCCAGACTCCCCGTCGTACGCCTCGCCTCCTTCCACGTCAGCGACTTCAACATTTCCAACGGGAAACCCAGCGACGGTTTGTCGCACTTGACGGCCGAGGCTTCGGCGAGGCTCGACTTCAGAAACCCCAACGGGAAGCTACGGTACTATTATGGGGACGCTGACGTGGCGGTGAGCGTAGGAGATGGCGATTACGAGACGAGTCTAGGGTCAACGAAAGTCAAAGGTTTTGTGCAAAAGCAGGGGAATCGGACGGTTGTGATCGTTCCGTTTAAACTGAAGAGACAAGAGGTGGATGATCCGACGGTGAAGAGGTTTCGTGCGGAGATAAAGAGCAAGAAGTTGGTGGTAAAGGTGACAGCTAAGACGAAGGTGGGATTGGCTGTGGGAAAGCATAAGATTGTTACGGTGGGGATTACTCTCAGTTGCGGTGGCGTGACGTTACAGACGCTTGGTAAACAGATGGCTAAATGCACCATCAAATTGCTTAAATG GATTAAATTGCACTCATAA